One segment of Ricinus communis isolate WT05 ecotype wild-type chromosome 8, ASM1957865v1, whole genome shotgun sequence DNA contains the following:
- the LOC8281613 gene encoding uncharacterized protein LOC8281613 yields the protein MATNSLKSSFVTFLVFAMILSPIIPSEAARLNHRDLLQTRPPICPACVCCAPPPPGSCCRCCASPIVTESTNGSP from the exons atggCAACTAATTCTCTCAAATCATCTTTTGTGACTTTCCTCGTCTTCGCTATGATTCTGTCTCCGATAATTCCAAGCGAAGCAGCGCGGTTGAATCATCGTG ATCTGCTTCAAACAAGGCCACCCATTTGTCCAGCCTGCGTCTGTTGCGCTCCTCCACCCCCAGGTTCATGCTGCCGTTGCTGTGCTTCTCCTATTGTAACTGAGTCTACAAATGGTTCTCCTTGA
- the LOC8281615 gene encoding LOW QUALITY PROTEIN: probable LRR receptor-like serine/threonine-protein kinase At1g05700 (The sequence of the model RefSeq protein was modified relative to this genomic sequence to represent the inferred CDS: substituted 1 base at 1 genomic stop codon): MMVVKSKGIRACSSFMRFILLVVVYAICLETNVMASGSSRFRNSEAKSIVQMHTRRKLDDIAGSINIDCGLSEDSSSTEVKTGMHYISDTLYTNTGVNKKISSNFSSDAQFPVSLMTVRSFSQGIRNCYTLRPPEGKASIYLIRASFMYGNYDNLNQLPQFSLYLGVNLWDTVKFDNASHVVIKEIIHVPALNDIYVCLLNTGSGTPFISALELRHFHNSTYRTESGSLVLFQRLDFGSTTNEIVRYHDDAYDRIWFPYNCPQYAALSTSFAVDSLKTTDFNLPSKVMQTAVEPMNANESLNFEFDIGTPNMNFYIYMHFAEVESIQRNQYRGFNIALNGKLFNEGVVLKYLQSMTISTMQPMRGAKISISLNKLPNSTLPPILNAMEIYLMNEFWQQPTYQEDANSIEDIMSSYNVGKGWQGDPCLPAPAWDGLNCSDNGYDPPRIISLNLSSIGITGQISSSLSNLKFLQHLDLSNNSLTGAVPEFLSQLPDLKILNLGGNKLSGSIPSALMEKSNNQSVLLRLDGNPELCLLSTCEKEKKSVFVPIVATVVPLAAIFLALIILWRYKRRKVPRRSVNSQKEEGSSLKSDKRQFTYAKIVRITNNFSTVIGKGGFGTVYHGHLTDGTQVAVKMLSATSAQGSNQFRTEIELLILVYHRNLVALIGYCDEQENMALVYEYMANGNLRRHLXDSSTSILSWRNRLRIALDAAQGLEYLHNGCRPPIIHRDLKTANILLDDNLLAKISDFGLSRVFATERDTHVKTCPAGTFGYVDPEFYASGNLNKKSDVYSFGVIPLELLTGKPVVLRDQEYSTHTVQWVGPLIESGDITAIIDPRLQGEFNTNSACKTVEIAMSCVPPTSAQRPDINHVLAELKECWDVEMVSERPERTQNITMALSNSLEMSFPSARSAWKTVEIALSCVPNSAIQRPDMSQALAELQECLATAMATWGLILISIPVLEQNTICYSKMDLSSRTAILVFALAFAFLDGGYAQDTLVPAIITFGDSAVDVGNNDYLPTIYKANYPPYGRDFVNHKPTGRFCNGKLATDITAETLGFKTYAPAYLSPDASGKNLLIGANFASAASGYDEKAAMLNHAIPLSQQLQYFREYQSKLAKVAGSSKSASIVKDALYLLSAGSSDFLQNYYVNPWINKLYTPDQYGSFLVSSFSSFVKDLYGLGARRIGVTSLPPLGCLPAARTIFGFHESGCVSRINTDAQQFNKKVNSAATNLQKQLPGLKIVVFDIFKPLYDLVKSPSNYGFVEAARGCCGTGTVETTSLLCNPKSPGTCSNATQYVFWDSVHPSQAANQVLADALITQGFALL; this comes from the exons ATGATGGTTGTGAAATCCAAAGGAATACGGGCTTGTAGTTCTTTTATGAGGTTTATCTTGCTTGTAGTAGTATATGCTATTTGCTTAGAAACAAATGTCATGGCATCTGGTTCTTCAAGATTTAGGAATTCTGAGGCTAAATCTATCGTTCAAATGCATACTAGAAGGAAACTAGATGATATAGCTG GCTCCATAAACATTGATTGTGGACTATCAGAAGATTCCAGCTCTACCGAAGTAAAAACTGGCATGCATTACATTTCAGATACGTTATATACTAATACAGGAgtgaataagaaaatatcttcAAACTTCAGTTCTGATGCACAATTTCCAGTATCCCTGATGACTGTCAGAAGTTTTTCTCAAGGAATCAGAAACTGCTATACCCTGAGACCACCAGAAGGCAAAGCTAGTATCTACTTGATTAGAGCATCCTTCATGTATGGAAATTATGATAATCTGAATCAATTGCCACAATTCAGTTTATATCTTGGAGTTAATTTGTGGGATACGGTGAAGTTTGATAATGCGTCTCATGTGGTAATTAAGGAGATCATACATGTCCCAGCGTTGAATGACATATATGTCTGTCTCCTAAATACTGGCTCAGGAACCCCTTTCATATCAGCTCTCGAGCTAAGGCATTTCCATAACTCCACTTACAGAACTGAATCCGGATCATTAGTTCTATTCCAGCGATTGGATTTTGGCTCGACAACTAATGAGATAGTAAG GTACCATGATGATGCTTACGATCGTATATGGTTTCCTTATAACTGCCCTCAATATGCTGCATTGAGTACTTCCTTTGCAGTTGATTCCCTTAAGACCACCGACTTCAATTTACCTTCAAAGGTGATGCAAACTGCTGTCGAGCCAATGAATGCTAATGAATCACTAAATTTCGAGTTTGACATTGGCACTCCGAATATGAATTTCTACATTTACATGCACTTCGCTGAAGTTGAAAGTATTCAAAGAAATCAATATAGAGGATTCAACATTGCATTGAATGGTAAGCTGTTCAATGAAGGAGTTGTTTTGAAGTACCTGCAGTCGATGACTATATCCACCATGCAGCCAATGAGAGGAGCCAAGATTAGCATCTCTCTTAATAAGCTGCCAAATTCTACCCTTCCTCCAATTCTGAATGCAATGGAAATATATCTGATGAACGAATTCTGGCAGCAACCTACATACCAAGAAGACG CTAACTCTATTGAGGACATCATGTCGAGCTATAATGTCGGTAAAGGCTGGCAAGGAGATCCATGTCTGCCTGCTCCAGCTTGGGATGGCCTAAATTGCAGCGACAATGGCTATGATCCTCCAAGAATTATCTCTTT GAATTTATCATCAATTGGAATAACAGGGCAGATATCTTCTTCATTATCCAATCTGAAGTTCTTGCAGCACCT CGACCTGTCAAACAATAGCCTAACAGGAGCAGTGCCTGAATTTCTGTCACAACTGCCAGATTTAAAGATTCT GAATTTAGGAGGAAACAAACTCTCTGGTTCGATTCCTTCAGCTCTAATGGAAAAATCCAACAATCAGTCAGTATTATTAAG ATTGGACGGGAATCCCGAGCTTTGTCTGTTGTCCACATgcgaaaaggagaagaaaagtGTTTTTGTTCCAATAGTTGCAACCGTGGTTCCACTAGCAGCCATCTTCCTGGCACTGATTATCCTGTGGAGATACAAAAGGAGAAAAG TTCCGCGAAGGTCTGTCAACTCCCAGAAAGAAGAAGGATCATCCTTAAAGTCGGACAAAAGACAATTCACATATGCTAAGATTGTCAGAATTACCAACAATTTTAGCACAGTTATTGGGAAGGGAGGATTTGGAACAGTTTATCATGGCCACTTGACTGATGGAACCCAAGTTGCTGTCAAAATGCTATCCGCAACATCAGCTCAGGGGTCTAATCAATTTAGAACTGAG ATTgaacttttaatattagtgTATCACAGAAACTTGGTGGCACTCATTGGTTACTGTGATGAGCAAGAAAATATGGCACTCGTTTATGAATACATGGCAAATGGAAACTTGCGACGGCATTTATGAG ATTCAAGCACCAGTATCTTGAGCTGGAGGAATAGACTGAGAATTGCACTAGATGCAGCGCAGG GTTTGGAGTACTTGCATAATGGTTGCCGACCACCAATAATCCATAGAGATTTGAAAACTGCAAACATCTTATTGGACGATAACCTATTAGCCAAGATATCTGATTTTGGGTTGTCTAGAGTTTTCGCAACTGAGAGAGACACTCATGTAAAAACCTGTCCTGCTGGCACATTTGGATATGTCGATCCTGA ATTTTATGCATCAGGAAACTTAAATAAGAAAAGTGATGTTTACAGCTTTGGAGTAATTCCATTGGAGCTACTTACTGGCAAGCCTGTGGTATTAAGAGACCAAGAGTACAGCACTCACACAGTTCAATGGGTTGGCCCTCTAATTGAAAGTGGGGATATTACTGCTATCATAGATCCAAGGTTACAAGGTGAATTCAACACTAATTCTGCTTGTAAAACTGTGGAGATAGCTATGTCTTGTGTACCGCCAACTTCAGCACAAAGGCCAGACATTAATCATGTACTAGCAGAACTAAAGGAATGCTGGGATGTGGAGATGGTATCTGAAAGACCTGAAAGGACACAAAACATCACCATGGCTTTGAGTAATTCACTTGAGATGAGCTTCCCTAGTGCTAG ATCTGCCTGGAAAACCGTAGAGATTGCGTTGTCCTGTGTACCGAACTCTGCGATCCAGAGACCAGACATGAGTCAAGCGCTGGCTGAATTGCAAGAATGCTTGGCTACAGCAATGGCTACCTGGGGCCTGATACTGATATCAATCCCAGTGCTAG AACAAAACACAATTTGTTATAGCAAAATGGATCTCAGCTCTAGAACAGCGATCTTAGTTTTTGCTTTAGCTTTTGCATTTCTAGATGGCGGGTATGCACAAGATACTCTTGTTCCTGCCATCATTACATTTGGTGATTCAGCTGTAGATGTTGGCAACAATGACTATCTCCCAACAATTTACAAGGCCAATTACCCTCCCTATGGAAGGGATTTTGTCAACCATAAGCCTACAGGGAGATTCTGCAATGGGAAATTAGCCACAGATATTACTG CTGAGACTCTTGGATTCAAAACTTATGCACCAGCATATCTTAGCCCAGATGCATCAGGAAAAAACCTTCTTATTGGAGCTAACTTTGCATCAGCTGCATCAGGCTATGATGAAAAAGCTGCCATGTTAAAT CATGCAATTCCATTGTCTCAACAGTTGCAATATTTTAGGGAATACCAGAGTAAGCTCGCCAAGGTTGCTGGTAGCAGCAAATCAGCGTCGATTGTCAAGGATGCACTCTACTTATTGAGTGCAGGAAGTAGTGATTTCCTCCAGAATTACTATGTAAATCCCTGGATTAATAAACTCTATACTCCTGATCAGTATGGCTCATTCCTCGTCAGTTCATTCTCAAGCTTTGTTAAG GATTTGTATGGCTTGGGGGCAAGGAGAATTGGAGTAACTTCACTCCCACCATTGGGTTGCCTTCCTGCAGCTCGCACCATATTTGGATTTCACGAGAGTGGATGTGTTTCCAGGATCAATACAGATGCCCAGCAATTTAACAAGAAGGTCAACTCAGCTGCTACAAATCTCCAAAAGCAGCTTCCTGGTCTTAAGATTGTTGTCTTTGACATCTTCAAGCCACTCTACGACCTTGTTAAATCCCCATCAAATTATG GTTTTGTGGAAGCAGCAAGAGGTTGTTGTGGGACAGGAACAGTAGAAACAACATCATTGTTGTGCAATCCAAAGTCTCCAGGCACGTGTTCCAATGCAACCCAGTATGTGTTTTGGGACAGTGTTCATCCTTCTCAGGCTGCTAATCAGGTTCTTGCAGATGCATTGATTACTCAAGGCTTCGCCCTCCTTTGA